CAGCTAAATGTTGAATTAGTTCGCGCAAGATATAGATGGGCTGAATTGATAACATGGCAACCCGTCGAGCTTTTGACTCCAGTTCGACTTTCGCATCGCTGTTACAAAGGCGATAGTTGAACAGTTGCAGAATTATCTGTTGCTGTTCGCTGCGGGTATGTCTGAAGGGCAATTTAATCGATGCTAACCTCTGACCTGGGAAATTTTGTTTCAGGATGTAGTTTAGATCTTCAATAACAGCATCTTGTTGATAACTAAAGAACTGTCGCTTTGCCTTGAAGTATCCAAGCTGCAAGGTTAGATGCACTGCGACTGATACAGTCCGAACTGCTGCTACCACTTCGCGTTCGGCTGTACTCAGATCGAAATAGAGATGCCGTTTATCTTCTGTAAAATGTGGTAATCCATATAGGTCATCGACTTCTTTTGCTGAGAGGATCGCTAGACGACGTGAATTGCTGCTCATGTAATCAGGGCATTAGTGGGAGTGCAGAAAGTGTACAAACCGCACTCCTGACTTAACTTGATGTGACTCAACGAGTTTACGTTAATCTTTGGTGCTAAAACCTTTACTATAATTATCGTGCGGTTACTTTGTATATGAGTGAAGATTTTGCACTGTGGATGCTTCAACTCCCGTCGAACCGAAAACAGTCCAAAATCGGATTGGCTATGCTCGTGTCAGCAGCATCGGTCAAAATCTTGATTCGCAGATGGATTCTTTGAAGCAAGCTGGCTGCATTAAAATCTTTACTGACAAGTTAACTGGTTCGCGGATGGTGCGACCTGGATGGGAGGATCTGCTGAAATATATTCGTCCAGATGATACGTTAGTTGTCACTGAACTAAGTCGGATGACCCGTTCGTTACTCCATCTACTCGAAACAGCTAAGATTTTGGAACAACGTCAGATTAACCTGTTGTCATTGCGAGAGAGTATTGATACCACTACAGCTGCAGGTCGCTGTTTTCTGTCGATGATGGGAGCGATTTATCAGATGGAACGAGAATTACGCGCCGAACGAGCTTCGGCCGGAAGAGTTTCAGCTAAAGCCAGAGGCAGAACGGGTGGAAGACCTCGAACTGATGTTGCCAAATTGGAGATTGCGAGGATCTTGTATCAAAATTCTGGGAAGACAGCCGCTGAAGTTTGTAGAGTCGCAGGTGTCGGGCGGCGGGTGTTCTTTGCTTACCTAGCCCAAAAGCATAACTAGTAAGGGTTTGAAACGTACTTGTACATTTTTGGCGCGTTGGGCTATTTTAGCCAGACTGTGAGTAAAAAGACACCCACAACCCCCAAAACTGAAGACATTACCTCTGTTTTGGCAGAGCAACCTGTGATTGAGATTATC
This genomic interval from Nostoc sp. KVJ3 contains the following:
- a CDS encoding recombinase family protein, which codes for MDASTPVEPKTVQNRIGYARVSSIGQNLDSQMDSLKQAGCIKIFTDKLTGSRMVRPGWEDLLKYIRPDDTLVVTELSRMTRSLLHLLETAKILEQRQINLLSLRESIDTTTAAGRCFLSMMGAIYQMERELRAERASAGRVSAKARGRTGGRPRTDVAKLEIARILYQNSGKTAAEVCRVAGVGRRVFFAYLAQKHN